From a region of the Paenibacillus segetis genome:
- a CDS encoding class I SAM-dependent methyltransferase, producing MDKVIDYYNRFDEWGRLDREPIEFLVNWHFISKYLPKQGHVLDNGAGPGKYSCELARQGYDVTLTDFTPRLVEIASDKVREFNLTERFQALHVADARNLNVFSDQQFDASLMLGPLYHLQEELDRIAAVQELYRVTKRGGYVFVAFMTRTRHLTTSLMYPKQWQPNDNMHDISTFLETGVFNHRDEGRFTGAYYFNIDEINGFMEAHGFERVKLIASSSIAGSFTSEQFDYWRSCGDQEFNQVMDLIYQEAENPYILGTSSHLLYIGRRK from the coding sequence ATGGACAAAGTAATTGATTATTATAACCGATTTGACGAGTGGGGACGTCTTGACCGAGAACCCATTGAGTTTCTAGTGAATTGGCACTTTATTTCGAAGTATCTTCCGAAGCAAGGGCATGTTTTAGATAACGGTGCTGGCCCAGGGAAATACTCATGTGAATTAGCTAGGCAAGGTTATGATGTTACTTTGACTGATTTTACTCCAAGACTAGTCGAAATTGCATCAGACAAGGTTAGAGAATTCAATTTAACAGAGCGCTTCCAAGCCCTTCATGTAGCCGATGCGAGAAATCTGAACGTCTTCAGTGATCAACAATTTGATGCATCTTTAATGCTTGGTCCTCTGTATCACTTACAAGAGGAATTAGATCGGATTGCGGCGGTCCAAGAACTTTATCGGGTTACGAAGCGTGGGGGATATGTATTTGTTGCATTTATGACTCGAACAAGACACTTAACAACATCACTTATGTACCCTAAGCAGTGGCAACCGAATGATAATATGCATGATATTTCAACATTTCTAGAAACAGGGGTTTTTAATCACCGGGACGAAGGAAGGTTTACTGGAGCTTACTACTTTAATATTGATGAAATCAATGGGTTCATGGAGGCACATGGTTTTGAAAGGGTGAAACTAATTGCCTCTTCCAGTATTGCTGGATCATTCACTTCCGAGCAATTTGATTATTGGCGTTCATGTGGGGATCAAGAATTTAATCAAGTCATGGACCTAATCTATCAAGAAGCTGAGAATCCATACATTTTAGGAACTTCCTCACACTTGTTATATATAGGTCGAAGAAAATAA
- a CDS encoding DUF3888 domain-containing protein gives MKKLFVACFMIIVMTMTISIHTHAEKLFNAPQADSKEVQLQDMLMLFLLPHIDQAVAKYYAQFLIEKPIVYPYEVDITKIKRSRFRGYEFLITLEVSPVVGPHIGVGKDLITFQIDPTLPKNIKSISYEHIKTYDLPPNWEHIIRKTLN, from the coding sequence ATGAAAAAACTCTTTGTTGCATGTTTTATGATCATTGTCATGACGATGACAATCTCTATTCATACTCATGCTGAAAAGCTGTTCAATGCACCTCAAGCAGACTCAAAAGAAGTTCAACTGCAAGATATGCTGATGCTCTTTCTTCTCCCTCATATAGATCAAGCGGTAGCCAAATATTATGCTCAATTTTTAATTGAAAAGCCAATTGTATACCCCTATGAAGTTGATATTACAAAGATCAAAAGGTCCAGATTTCGGGGGTATGAATTTCTGATTACCTTAGAAGTGTCACCCGTCGTAGGACCACATATTGGAGTAGGAAAAGATCTAATTACTTTCCAAATAGATCCAACATTACCTAAGAACATTAAATCTATAAGCTATGAACATATAAAGACTTATGATTTGCCGCCGAATTGGGAGCACATCATAAGAAAAACCTTAAACTAA
- a CDS encoding VPS10 domain-containing protein gives MKWCSKITAAILVTCILLTGCSSEEPQVASSVPNEITEEGQTLTIINPPDTTTNNAVMNLSITDKYQIKTRLTDFQLLNETTGLAWGTTKGELRLYRTEDSGETWTNISPADAVQFPSNPVYGKEIFFIDLLNGWIVRNSTGSSNPIVLRTRDGGETWKLSSLKEADQVASIYFTDQAHGWILAVDNSTSDSEEKTLYQTENGGATWSNIMSTQLSPNKNSSVHSIPKFGNFVSMTFMNENEGFISTLKAGQPALYVTYDGGMDWDENTTFFNPKKYESCDRFEVGEITSFTNDKSTGWIPIGCSREDATKFNGYFTHDSGESWTLSPFQLSWQSGLNENSTPTFLNTKEGWALQDTTVFHTIDQGQSWTALPESAKLKDILKDYPEVVNFRFISSNVGWLLVAKMDQKRSLLLQTKNGGVSWRVL, from the coding sequence TTGAAATGGTGTTCTAAAATAACCGCGGCAATACTGGTAACCTGTATATTGCTTACGGGGTGTAGCTCTGAAGAACCTCAGGTTGCATCATCGGTTCCGAATGAGATAACTGAAGAAGGACAGACATTAACTATAATTAATCCTCCTGATACCACAACAAATAATGCGGTAATGAATTTGTCTATCACGGATAAATATCAGATTAAGACCAGGCTGACTGATTTTCAATTACTTAATGAGACTACAGGATTAGCTTGGGGTACTACCAAAGGTGAGCTACGTCTATACAGGACAGAAGATAGCGGAGAAACATGGACAAACATCTCACCTGCAGATGCAGTACAATTCCCTAGCAATCCGGTATATGGTAAAGAAATATTTTTTATCGATTTGTTAAATGGTTGGATCGTCCGTAATTCGACAGGTTCAAGTAATCCCATTGTGCTTCGAACTCGAGATGGCGGGGAAACTTGGAAGCTTTCGTCTTTGAAAGAAGCGGACCAAGTAGCGTCGATCTATTTTACTGATCAGGCTCATGGTTGGATTCTTGCTGTAGACAATAGTACATCAGACAGTGAAGAGAAGACATTATATCAAACGGAGAATGGCGGAGCTACTTGGAGCAACATTATGAGTACTCAGCTAAGTCCAAATAAGAATAGTAGCGTTCATTCAATACCCAAATTTGGAAATTTTGTTTCTATGACGTTTATGAATGAAAATGAGGGGTTCATCAGTACTTTGAAAGCGGGGCAACCTGCACTCTATGTGACGTATGACGGAGGAATGGACTGGGATGAAAATACCACATTCTTTAATCCTAAGAAATACGAATCATGCGATCGTTTTGAGGTTGGAGAGATAACATCCTTTACTAATGATAAGAGTACCGGTTGGATTCCAATTGGTTGTAGTAGGGAAGATGCCACAAAGTTTAATGGGTACTTCACCCATGATTCCGGGGAATCATGGACACTTTCGCCTTTTCAATTATCCTGGCAATCCGGTTTGAATGAGAATTCGACTCCTACTTTCTTAAACACTAAAGAAGGATGGGCCCTACAAGATACAACGGTTTTTCATACGATAGACCAAGGTCAGAGTTGGACGGCCTTACCTGAGAGTGCAAAGTTGAAAGATATCCTGAAGGATTATCCTGAAGTTGTAAACTTTCGCTTTATATCCTCAAATGTTGGCTGGCTACTTGTCGCCAAAATGGATCAAAAACGATCCCTACTGCTACAAACTAAAAACGGTGGAGTTAGTTGGCGTGTGCTATAA
- a CDS encoding FAD-dependent oxidoreductase, translating to MKIAIIGGGLAGLTAAAYLSDNLGTEGTVFERSPQLGGRAFTYQKSGFTLNYGAHAVYGIDRHTLQHMEQELKLQFQSKQVDKRKVMYAKHGNLTPAPLDFINIMKTNVLKPFEKVRFVAEIAAVIGNIHQLKHYQTLGEYLDHSHASADVKELWEHLVSSNFFITPEDARKVSGEVIAEYYHNLFLSHKPVNYILGSWATITDQLIHKIRENDKWDIALKEGVESISLENGKYLLNTKTRQALEFDHVIFAMPAQQVVKLLEDTSWSSFLDPYKNNSSTEVLVYDIGFSKVVARPFSYISDMDNKLFISDVSATDHTVAPETGQLLQGIAYLNDDCMEEDEKKQYLDGKVQKMEAMFDQYYPGWRDHVEVKRVSKKAMVSSVKNIRENKLLPNEIAQVPFLFCGDGCEGKGELAERAFSSGRKVANLLLKDQANIKSVVH from the coding sequence ATGAAAATCGCAATTATTGGTGGTGGCCTGGCTGGGTTGACAGCAGCAGCATATTTATCTGACAACCTAGGTACAGAAGGTACTGTGTTTGAACGAAGTCCACAACTTGGGGGCCGTGCATTTACGTATCAGAAATCGGGGTTCACATTGAATTATGGAGCCCATGCGGTTTACGGAATTGACAGACATACGCTACAGCATATGGAGCAAGAATTGAAGCTTCAATTTCAGAGCAAACAGGTGGATAAGCGAAAAGTGATGTACGCCAAGCATGGAAATTTGACTCCCGCTCCACTAGATTTTATTAACATCATGAAGACGAATGTACTAAAGCCGTTCGAAAAGGTCAGATTTGTTGCAGAAATTGCTGCCGTGATCGGCAATATCCATCAATTGAAGCATTATCAAACCCTTGGTGAATATTTAGATCACTCCCATGCTTCTGCTGATGTCAAGGAATTGTGGGAGCACTTGGTCAGCTCTAACTTCTTCATTACACCGGAAGATGCTCGAAAAGTATCTGGTGAGGTTATAGCTGAGTATTACCATAATCTCTTTCTCTCCCACAAACCGGTGAATTATATTCTCGGTAGTTGGGCAACCATTACGGATCAGCTAATTCATAAAATCCGTGAGAATGACAAATGGGACATCGCATTAAAAGAAGGGGTCGAATCCATTTCTTTGGAGAATGGTAAATACCTACTGAACACGAAAACCCGTCAAGCTTTGGAATTTGATCATGTCATATTCGCCATGCCTGCACAGCAGGTTGTTAAATTGCTGGAGGATACCTCCTGGTCTTCGTTCTTAGATCCTTACAAGAACAACTCTTCAACTGAGGTTCTAGTCTACGATATTGGCTTCTCTAAGGTAGTTGCTCGTCCTTTCAGCTATATCAGCGATATGGATAACAAACTATTCATTAGTGATGTCTCGGCGACGGATCATACTGTAGCTCCAGAGACGGGTCAACTGCTACAAGGAATCGCTTATTTGAATGACGATTGTATGGAAGAAGATGAGAAGAAACAGTACCTAGATGGTAAGGTGCAGAAAATGGAGGCCATGTTCGATCAATATTATCCAGGTTGGCGAGATCATGTTGAAGTCAAACGTGTGTCTAAAAAGGCGATGGTCTCCAGCGTTAAGAATATTCGAGAGAATAAGCTTTTGCCAAATGAGATCGCTCAAGTCCCATTCTTATTCTGCGGTGATGGTTGTGAGGGCAAAGGAGAATTGGCTGAACGTGCATTCTCAAGTGGCCGCAAAGTAGCAAATCTTCTATTAAAAGATCAAGCCAACATCAAGTCCGTAGTGCATTAA
- a CDS encoding 2-isopropylmalate synthase — MRKIYVFDTTLRDGEQSPGVSLTTEEKVEIALQLERLGIDRIEAGFAATSPGEIESIRAVANRVKNATLLSLARCHTKDIDAVVQALKDAADPCLHLVLATSPIHREHKLRMDKAKVLETAEAAIRYGRKFFDKVEFSAEDASRTEIDFLCEVTAMAIRAGASVVNLPDTVGFATPDEFGRMFKTIKETVPGIEKIQLSTHCHDDLGMATANTLAAIANGVDQFEGTINGIGERAGNTCIEEVALALETRSDFYGAKTTVNLSELYRTSRMVSKLTGMNVPGNKAIVGANAFAHESGIHQDGMLKHRGTYEIIAPETIGASSSKLVLGKHSGRHAFKEKLVDLGYTLDEEQLNIAFAKFKNLADRKKNVLSEDIRALMEENIAEVPKQFTLDNIQVSFQTHSLSTASVRIVKQDGDAVDEAGEGNGLVDAVYQALAKATGIQAELEDYTIHSVTQGTDAQGEVHVVLKQGELTASGRGVSTDIVEASAKAYLDAVNRLVSRNILERKGNIVIE; from the coding sequence ATGCGTAAAATTTATGTATTTGACACAACTCTGCGGGATGGGGAGCAATCTCCAGGTGTAAGCTTGACGACGGAAGAAAAGGTAGAGATCGCACTTCAATTGGAGCGGCTCGGCATCGATCGAATTGAAGCGGGGTTTGCGGCAACATCTCCAGGTGAAATCGAAAGTATTCGTGCTGTAGCAAATCGCGTCAAGAATGCTACGCTGTTAAGCTTAGCTCGTTGCCACACCAAAGATATCGACGCCGTTGTTCAAGCATTGAAGGATGCAGCGGATCCTTGTTTACATTTGGTTCTGGCAACATCGCCGATCCATCGTGAACATAAACTTCGTATGGACAAAGCTAAGGTGTTGGAGACAGCTGAAGCCGCGATTCGGTACGGTCGGAAGTTTTTTGATAAGGTGGAGTTCTCCGCGGAAGATGCCAGTCGGACGGAGATCGATTTCTTATGTGAAGTTACCGCAATGGCGATTCGTGCGGGTGCATCTGTTGTCAATCTACCTGATACGGTTGGTTTTGCTACACCGGATGAGTTTGGACGTATGTTCAAGACAATCAAAGAGACTGTACCAGGAATTGAGAAGATTCAGCTTAGCACACATTGTCATGATGATCTTGGGATGGCCACAGCCAACACACTTGCAGCCATTGCCAATGGTGTGGATCAATTTGAAGGAACGATCAATGGCATTGGTGAACGTGCGGGTAACACCTGTATAGAGGAAGTGGCGTTAGCACTGGAAACAAGAAGTGATTTCTATGGGGCAAAAACAACCGTGAATTTGAGTGAACTCTATCGTACCAGTCGCATGGTTAGTAAATTAACGGGGATGAATGTACCTGGGAACAAGGCAATTGTCGGAGCCAATGCATTTGCACATGAATCCGGAATCCATCAAGATGGAATGCTGAAACACCGTGGTACGTATGAAATTATTGCGCCGGAGACTATTGGTGCTAGCTCTAGCAAGTTGGTGCTTGGTAAACATTCCGGGCGTCATGCCTTTAAGGAAAAGCTTGTTGACCTCGGCTATACCCTGGACGAGGAGCAATTGAATATTGCTTTTGCTAAATTTAAAAATCTAGCCGACCGCAAGAAGAACGTATTGTCTGAGGATATCCGCGCTCTTATGGAAGAGAATATTGCTGAAGTTCCGAAACAATTCACACTCGATAATATTCAGGTTTCATTCCAGACGCATTCACTATCGACTGCAAGTGTACGAATTGTGAAGCAAGATGGAGATGCAGTAGATGAAGCTGGCGAAGGTAATGGTTTGGTGGATGCCGTATATCAGGCTTTAGCAAAAGCAACAGGGATTCAAGCAGAGTTGGAGGATTACACTATTCATTCTGTCACGCAAGGAACGGATGCACAGGGAGAAGTTCATGTCGTATTGAAACAGGGAGAGCTAACTGCATCTGGAAGAGGAGTAAGTACTGATATTGTGGAAGCAAGTGCAAAAGCCTATCTTGATGCTGTTAACAGGCTTGTAAGTCGCAACATTCTGGAGCGTAAAGGAAACATCGTTATTGAGTGA
- a CDS encoding DUF2500 domain-containing protein: MQSWGEMFGVMNMAIPIFIVVILSIIVISVASSMKRYMSNNRQPELVVHSIIVGKRTEVSHRYNVETSVNRSDSKYFLTFEVDSGDRMEFSVSGEEFGQSAEGDDGQLTFQGSRYLGFERQGRIYRTEQQDYREFRRSL, from the coding sequence ATGCAGTCGTGGGGCGAAATGTTCGGAGTGATGAATATGGCTATTCCCATTTTCATTGTAGTTATCTTATCGATTATAGTCATTTCGGTAGCGAGTAGTATGAAGCGGTACATGTCGAACAATAGACAACCCGAGTTGGTCGTTCATTCCATTATTGTTGGCAAACGGACGGAGGTATCCCATCGGTATAATGTTGAAACATCAGTGAACCGCTCCGATAGTAAATACTTCCTCACGTTTGAAGTGGATAGTGGTGATCGCATGGAATTTTCCGTAAGTGGCGAGGAATTTGGGCAAAGTGCTGAAGGAGACGATGGACAACTAACATTTCAAGGTAGTCGCTATCTTGGATTTGAAAGGCAAGGAAGGATTTATAGAACGGAACAACAGGATTACAGAGAATTTCGCAGATCCTTATAG
- a CDS encoding polysaccharide deacetylase family protein, translated as MEKEKDNSIRNKRSDLIFKRVIFTAIALTVISFIMTIVVVKTVGKENSNTTTVVAPKLVGQSQKTPELIQSNIGRDPLISNLIAHIENNVTNNKGVATQPEGGNSEAILPDSSPGQPDGAVVNEEENTKKPAKTTKVVYLTFDDGPSKYTQEILDILEEKGVHATFFMIGNNLSGNESKVKSVHEAGNYVGLHSMSHSKKILYDSGSSKNFINEYTKEQGLIKKIIGTTPVLIRAPYGSQPAIGKKFRDDIAGANFKMWDWTVDSKDWNYPHSPDKIMKEIKRQVHRNTEVILMHEKAQTVSVLADIIDYLSKKGYSFAVYKPDQHISVNFAKDERL; from the coding sequence ATGGAAAAAGAAAAAGACAATAGTATCAGAAACAAACGATCTGACCTCATCTTCAAGCGTGTTATTTTCACTGCTATAGCACTGACTGTCATTTCGTTTATTATGACTATTGTAGTCGTCAAAACGGTAGGTAAAGAAAATTCTAACACCACAACGGTTGTGGCGCCCAAATTAGTGGGTCAAAGTCAGAAGACACCAGAGTTAATCCAATCAAATATTGGAAGAGATCCTTTAATTTCTAATCTGATAGCTCATATCGAAAATAATGTTACGAATAATAAGGGTGTAGCTACACAGCCAGAAGGTGGAAATTCCGAAGCCATCTTGCCAGACTCTTCACCAGGACAGCCCGATGGGGCAGTGGTAAACGAAGAAGAGAACACGAAGAAACCAGCCAAGACAACCAAGGTTGTTTATCTTACATTTGATGATGGACCAAGTAAATACACCCAAGAGATCCTTGATATTTTAGAAGAAAAGGGAGTACACGCTACCTTTTTTATGATTGGAAATAATCTTTCAGGTAACGAATCAAAAGTAAAGAGTGTCCATGAAGCGGGTAATTATGTAGGATTACATAGTATGAGTCATAGTAAGAAGATTCTATATGATAGTGGCAGCTCGAAGAACTTCATTAATGAATATACGAAAGAACAAGGACTTATTAAGAAAATAATTGGTACGACGCCAGTTTTGATCCGTGCTCCATACGGTAGTCAACCCGCAATAGGGAAGAAATTTAGAGATGATATTGCTGGTGCTAACTTTAAAATGTGGGACTGGACCGTTGATTCGAAGGATTGGAATTACCCACACAGTCCAGATAAGATTATGAAAGAAATTAAGCGCCAGGTTCATCGTAATACTGAGGTTATACTCATGCATGAAAAAGCTCAAACCGTAAGTGTATTAGCGGATATTATCGATTATTTAAGCAAGAAAGGTTATTCTTTTGCCGTATATAAACCTGACCAACATATATCTGTTAACTTTGCAAAAGACGAACGTCTGTGA
- a CDS encoding DUF4179 domain-containing protein encodes MHNNPEHNDLEWPQLEAMKGHTEQITVPVAVKDAIQQGMWLGRKRKKRQMRMRVIYSTMCLLVLISVASVRFSPVVAAYVSDIPGLRSLVELINYDKGLQLALDNNFMQEVGISEEHDGIKFTVDGILADESRVIIFYTLDNLDGRKEVINLQNVKIVNDIEASLSYGSSEFNKEWVSKQGTIELNLQEGAEIPNTLELELNLGKDRVSTANSTLWHFVIPVDKEKFEGLKETYTINETATIEGQSITFEKMTVYPTRIGLEVVYDPSNSKKLFYFDDLRIKDEHGDTFGTITNGVSGSKIDENREVLYFQSNYFKQPNRLYLRASSIRALDKSKLEVKVDLDRKELLTRPDERLTLDQIGISILDFRLKNDDPLDENRTFNLFSNSYKDASGQSFDSNQSGASQGMFQYYIKNTDYQSPLTLTIVDYPARIHGDINIKIK; translated from the coding sequence ATGCATAACAATCCTGAACATAACGATTTGGAGTGGCCTCAGCTCGAGGCAATGAAAGGACACACGGAACAGATTACAGTTCCTGTTGCAGTTAAGGACGCGATTCAGCAAGGAATGTGGCTCGGTCGTAAGCGTAAAAAACGTCAGATGAGGATGCGAGTTATTTATTCTACCATGTGCCTTCTTGTCCTGATTTCCGTAGCTTCCGTGCGATTCTCACCTGTTGTGGCCGCATATGTCAGTGACATTCCGGGGCTTAGGTCACTTGTTGAGCTTATCAATTATGATAAAGGCCTCCAACTCGCATTAGACAATAACTTCATGCAAGAAGTTGGTATTTCCGAGGAACATGATGGCATCAAGTTTACGGTGGACGGTATACTTGCTGATGAATCAAGAGTGATCATATTCTATACTTTGGATAATTTGGATGGGCGCAAAGAAGTTATCAACCTGCAAAATGTTAAAATTGTTAATGATATTGAAGCATCACTCTCTTATGGGTCATCAGAGTTTAATAAAGAATGGGTAAGTAAGCAAGGAACGATTGAGTTAAATTTGCAAGAAGGTGCAGAGATCCCCAATACTCTGGAGCTGGAACTCAACCTTGGCAAGGATAGGGTATCGACAGCGAACAGTACACTATGGCATTTTGTAATTCCGGTTGATAAAGAAAAATTTGAAGGTTTGAAAGAAACTTATACTATCAATGAAACAGCTACCATTGAGGGGCAATCCATAACCTTTGAGAAAATGACAGTGTATCCAACACGAATAGGTTTGGAAGTTGTTTATGATCCGTCCAACTCGAAGAAATTGTTCTATTTTGATGATCTAAGGATCAAAGATGAACATGGTGATACGTTTGGTACGATCACAAACGGTGTTTCTGGTAGTAAAATCGATGAGAATCGGGAGGTGCTTTACTTCCAGAGTAACTATTTCAAACAACCTAACCGTTTGTATTTACGAGCAAGTAGTATTCGTGCACTCGATAAAAGCAAGCTGGAGGTTAAGGTCGATCTAGACCGCAAGGAGTTACTCACTAGGCCAGACGAACGCCTCACACTCGATCAAATCGGTATTAGCATTCTAGATTTTCGCCTAAAGAATGACGATCCATTGGATGAGAATCGGACGTTCAATTTATTTTCTAACAGTTACAAGGATGCGTCAGGGCAATCATTTGATTCGAATCAGTCGGGAGCTTCCCAGGGTATGTTCCAGTACTATATTAAAAATACAGACTATCAAAGTCCATTAACGCTTACGATTGTAGATTACCCGGCCCGAATTCATGGTGATATCAACATCAAAATTAAATAA
- a CDS encoding L-lactate dehydrogenase produces the protein MKTQLRSSRVVIIGTGAVGTTTAYTLLLRERVSELVLIDANKAKALGEALDMNHGLPFTGGVKLWAGDYSDCADADIIVIAAGASQRPGETRIDLLKRNSAIFDSIVKDIIKYNDHAIILVATNPVDILSYVTLKKSGFPSNRVIGSGTLLDSARFRYLIGQNKEINPRSIHAHIIGEHGDSELPLWSLANVAGINLEFSEQEREEIFNNTKNAAYEIINAKGATSYAIALALDRIVTSILQDDGSVLNVSTLLTDYNGVSDVYLGVPSIVDGSGVRKVLDLQLSDQELVQFQQSANKLKSEIAKLEL, from the coding sequence ATGAAAACTCAATTACGCTCCAGCAGAGTCGTTATTATCGGAACTGGTGCTGTAGGTACAACAACTGCTTATACCTTATTGCTTCGGGAGCGTGTCTCCGAGCTCGTATTAATTGATGCCAATAAAGCAAAAGCGCTGGGCGAAGCACTTGATATGAACCATGGACTTCCGTTCACTGGAGGAGTCAAGCTATGGGCTGGTGATTACAGCGACTGTGCGGACGCAGACATTATTGTAATTGCTGCTGGTGCATCTCAACGCCCGGGTGAGACTAGAATTGATCTCCTTAAACGAAACTCCGCCATTTTCGACAGCATTGTAAAGGATATCATTAAATATAACGACCATGCTATTATTCTGGTGGCCACTAATCCAGTGGATATCCTATCTTATGTGACACTGAAAAAAAGTGGATTCCCCTCCAACCGGGTTATCGGCTCCGGTACGTTGCTTGACAGCGCTAGATTCCGTTATTTGATTGGTCAGAATAAAGAAATCAATCCACGTAGCATCCACGCTCATATTATTGGTGAACACGGTGATTCAGAGCTTCCATTATGGAGCTTGGCAAATGTGGCCGGGATCAACTTGGAGTTCTCTGAGCAGGAGCGTGAAGAAATCTTCAACAACACTAAGAATGCCGCCTATGAGATCATTAATGCCAAAGGAGCGACTTCCTACGCTATTGCGCTCGCACTTGATCGTATTGTGACTTCGATTCTTCAAGATGATGGATCCGTACTGAACGTCTCAACTTTGCTCACTGATTATAACGGCGTCTCTGATGTTTACCTTGGTGTCCCAAGTATCGTTGATGGTTCAGGTGTACGAAAAGTCCTTGATCTGCAGTTAAGTGATCAGGAACTCGTTCAATTCCAACAATCGGCGAACAAGCTCAAATCAGAAATTGCTAAGCTGGAACTTTAA